One stretch of Salarias fasciatus chromosome 19, fSalaFa1.1, whole genome shotgun sequence DNA includes these proteins:
- the tdrd6b gene encoding tudor domain-containing protein 1 codes for MKRRLLTLTNPAPTQPCAVTHSDAPLTEFRKCVDLGVSSETGLNRVVNEVETDEESLPLNSVDIETASHSASKSLSQKCVQPEAHMQVPTLVPSQSSTFSRDNIEVGGKEKVYITSSEAVNHFYCQLDRDSHLYDKVNEDIAKLSGQPLCADQTLRLNSPCLAKGPDNKWHRGQVTEMSPKLKVHFLDFGDTLIMNESDVRPLPPQASVSLTTPALAIPLGLSGIPTNVPQEVNQWFADHAIGEEFSILVVAIGENGKLIVELFEESVNDMIRKKIAQTKPTRISTYSNQTDLQHDSSKLMTKPNEVPTKTTPRKLSGLNTECSPESGQMNSKSVSVCSNVSMCTYTRPNMDQKKIADAYATCIDGPNYFWCQTNTEDLLTVSVHAEMAEIAQQDVSLGTLKPGSPCLALSSSDNQWYRAQVIQTTDHTLKVLFVDYGNESNVDIGNARPLPESLLKAAPQAFLCSLNGFDESTGSWNDEAYDDFYNLLVDKPLQVAVVCSGTNSELAVPQYAVQIECDGTDINALMQKYWRSSLKEHANDAVAQTETSLHDSQTEGNIPQTVSKENHYTSMMSRKPEESEKLTLTVFASCISEPHFFWCQYSNSENLNKLSELAQEAGRAQQDTEFPETLGPGSPCLALFSSDNRWYRAQVTQRVGDVFHVVFIDYGNEAEVEKKNVRAVPESLLDISPQALLCCLSGFNKSEGSWSDEVYEDFYSLLVDKPLKITLLSVAKQSENSFPQHSVEVDCEGVLVNAALQKYWKPAEEQSLSKEKLPAEDLLQGSQTQSKATQECVSKENVNTGIYKEPRISRNMAVYASCISEPHFFWCQHTNTEDLNKVTELAQEAGQAQQDTRFPETLGPGSPCLALFSSDNRWYRAQVIQRVEGVFHVVFIDYGNEVEVGINSVRSVPQTLLEIAPLAFLCGLNGFEKSKGSWADEVYDDFYSLLVDKTLGVTVHTMEHNSEASVPQYSVDVECEGVAVNTLMSKYWKELDTKETWMENLKPASENQNKTGTMERVGV; via the exons ATGAAACGTCGCTTGCTCACTTTGACAAACCCCGCTCCCACTCAGCCCTGTGCAGTCACTCACTCTGATGCTCCATTAACAGAGTTTCGGAAGTGTGTGGATTTAGGGGTTTCATCAGAAACTGGTTTGAACCGTGTCGTAAATGAGGTAGAGACTGATGAGGAAAGTCTGCCGCTGAACTCTGTCGATATTGAAACGGCGTCTCACAGTGCAAGCAAGTCTTTGTCTCAGAAATGTGTACAGCCTGAAGCTCATATGCAGGTTCCTACATTGGTCCCATCCCAGTCATCCACTTTCTCCAGGGACAATATTGAAGTTGGTGGGAAAGAAAAGGTGTATATCACGTCTTCAGAGGCAGTCAATCACTTCTACTGCCAACTGGATAGGGATTCTCATTTATATGACAAGGTCAACGAAGATATTGCAAAACTGTCTGGCCAGCCTCTGTGTGCAGATCAAACCCTCAGACTCAACAGTCCTTGCCTTGCCAAGGGCCCTGACAATAAATGGCACAGAGGTCAAGTCACAGAAATGTCACCAAAACTTAAAGTGCACTTTTTGGACTTTGGTGATACTTTGATAATGAATGAATCTGACGTTCGCCCCTTACCCCCTCAAGCAAGTGTGTCCTTGACTACTCCTGCGTTGGCCATTCCTCTTGGACTCTCTGGTATCCCTACAAAcgtaccacaggaagtcaaccAGTGGTTTGCAGATCATGCCATTGGAGAAGAGTTTAGCATCTTGGTGGTGGCAATAGGGGAAAATGGAAAGTTGATTGTTGAGCTCTTTGAAGAATCTGTAAATGATATGATCAGAAAGAAGATCGCACAAACGAAACCAACCAGGATCTCTACTTACAGTAATCAAACTGACCTGCAACATGACAGCTCCAAACTGATGACTAAACCAAATGAGGTCCCTACAAAAACGACTCCAAGAAAACTCAGTGGACTTAATACAGAGTGTTCTCCTGAAAGCGGACAGATGAATTCAAAATCCGTCTCTGTTTGCAGTAATGTGAGCATGTGCACATACACAAGGCCAAATATGGATCAAAAGAAAATCGCAGACGCTTACGCAACCTGCATTGATGGACCAAATTACTTCTGGTGTCAGACAAACACTGAAGATTTGCTCACAGTGTCGGTGCATGCAGAAATGGCTGAGATTGCACAACAAGATGTTTCTCTTGGGACACTGAAGCCTGGAAGTCCATGCCTTGCTCTTTCCTCCAGCGACAACCAGTGGTACAGAGCGCAAGTAATCCAGACAACAGACCACACGCTCAAGGTTCTATTTGTTGACTATGGAAATGAGTCGAATGTGGACATTGGAAATGCAAGACCTCTTCCAGAGAGTCTACTGAAGGCTGCTCCTCAGGCGTTTTTGTGCTCTTTGAATGGTTTTGACGAGTCCACAGGCTCCTGGAATGATGAAGCTTATGATGACTTCTATAATCTCTTGGTTGATAAACCACTTCAAGTCGCAGTCGTCTGTAGTGGAACCAACTCAGAGTTGGCAGTTCCTCAGTATGCAGTACAAATCGAGTGTGACGGCACTGACATCAATGCTTTGATGCAGAAATACTGGAGATCATCTTTGAAAGAGCATGCCAACGATGCAGTGGCTCAAACTGAAACTTCACTGCATGACAGTCAAACTGAGGGCAACATCCCTCAAACTGTTTCCAAAGAAAATCATTACACCAGTATGATGAGCAGAAAACCCGAAGAGTCAGAAAAACTTACCCTAACAGTGTTTGCCTCTTGTATTTCAGAACCACACTTCTTCTGGTGTCAGTATTCTAACTCTGAGAATCTCAACAAATTATCGGAGCTTGCTCAGGAGGCAGGTCGGGCCCAGCAGGACACAGAATTTCCCGAGACTCTCGGTCCTGGCAGTCCGTGCCTCGCTCTGTTTTCCAGTGACAACAGATGGTACCGAGCTCAGGTCACTCAGAGAGTCGGTGATGTTTTCCATGTTGTGTTCATCGACTATGGAAATGAGGCTGaggttgagaaaaaaaatgtgagagcAGTGCCTGAGAGTCTGCTCGACATTTCTCCCCAGGCCCTCTTATGTTGTTTGAGTGGTTTCAACAAATCTGAGGGCTCATGGAGTGATGAAGTTTATGAAGACTTCTACAGTCTCCTGGTTGATAAACCACTCAAAATAACCCTGTTGAGTGTGGCAAAGCAGTCAGAAAACAGTTTCCCTCAACATTCTGTGGAAGTTGATTGTGAAGGAGTTCTCGTGAACGCAGCATTGCAGAAGTActggaaaccagcagaagaacaaAGTTTGTCAAAAGAAAAGCTTCCCGCAGAAGATCTACTCCAGGGCAGTCAAACTCAGTCCAAGGCAACCCAGGAATGTGtttccaaagaaaatgtgaacaCTGGGATTTACAAAGAGCCCAGGATTTCCAGAAATATGGCAGTATATGCATCTTGCATTTCAGAGCCACACTTCTTCTGGTGTCAGCATACCAACACAGAAGATCTAAACAAAGTGACCGAGCTTGCTCAGGAGGCAGGACAGGCACAGCAGGACACAAGATTTCCCGAGACTCTCGGTCCTGGCAGTCCGTGCCTCGCTCTGTTTTCCAGTGACAACAGATGGTATCGAGCTCAAGTCATTCAGAGAGTGGAGGGGGTTTTCCATGTTGTGTTCATCGACTATGGAAATGAGGTGGAAGTTGGCATAAACAGTGTGAGATCTGTGCCTCAGACTTTGCTGGAGATTGCTCCGTTGGCCTTTCTTTGCGGTCTGAATGGATTTGAGAAGTCGAAGGGCTCCTGGGCAGATGAGGTTTATGACGATTTCTACAGTCTTCTTGTGGATAAAACACTCGGAGTGACCGTGCACACCATGGAGCATAATTCAGAGGCCTCCGTTCCCCAGTACTCTGTTGATGTTGAGTGTGAAGGAGTGGCTGTGAATACACTGATGAGTAAATACTGGAAAGAACTGGACACCAAAGAAACATGGATGGAAAATCTGAAACCAG CTTCGGAGAACCAGAACAAAACTGGGACTATGGAGCGCGTTGGAGTTTGA
- the ankrd66 gene encoding ankyrin repeat domain-containing protein 66: MTELHQAAAAGHYDELEELLREQRCDPNQRDVDWSHKTALHWAAAKGHTESVRILLEHGARPCLRTVNGWTPAHYAAESGHLVVLRLLHSLHAPVDKEDFSGDKPARIAEIYGHHDCVVFLKKAEIEAQAYREMAAQRGISIDETDEEWEQRRTENEENKISNIQT; this comes from the exons ATGACTGAGTTGCACCAGGCAGCAGCCGCAGGACACTATGATGAGCTCGAGGAGCTCCTGAGGGAGCAGCGATGCGACCCAAACCAGAGAGACGTCGACTGGAGCCACAAGACTGCTCTCCACTGGGCTGCAGCCAAAG GGCACACAGAATCGGTGAGGATCCTCCTAGAGCACGGGGCCCGGCCGTGCCTGAGGACAGTGAATGGATGGACTCCTGCACATTACGCCGCGGAGTCCGGCCACCTCGTTGTACTGCGGCTGCTGCACTCCCTCCACGCGCCCGTCGACAAGGAGGACTTCAGTGGAGACAAACCAGCACGGATAGCCGAAATATACGGACACCACGACTGCGTTGTGTTCCTTAAAAA agcAGAGATCGAAGCCCAGGCCTACCGCGAGATGGCAGCTCAGAGAGGGATTTCCATTGATGAAACAGATGAGGAGTGGGAACAACGGCgcacagaaaatgaagaaaacaagatCAGCAACATTCAGACATAA
- the adgrf3a gene encoding adhesion G protein-coupled receptor F5: MQNKDNRNRMWTVVLLYILGLEKCQAAEAVPQLTGNSTQMYYSTLRIDESVIGNSEILSFSVGDVDLDVSKPNNSTTCSTESAGKRCSCAPGHSWTEEVCQSHRCCGNGECILQMGSAPVCLPDTTVSITGSIKLKDQRNQECETHSSDLLREIKGVFSTLRGFDTWEISEPSPEGIVDFEMTLPLGVSPDDLTEKSQYLVYCLGGSLDLQTIGLVHSDMPNDTVCYDTAVTLNCRSQVNLPTQPLWYQRKRHGLISITTGTIFTVDVLGPAETSVTFRSLSAFVTGEYECVHQQTSNSFKISHISSGHVDVALLPDIDVFTEPQFPRCEKNSDVLRVKAICEIRNSTEDYIVTWQGGNIEEPSSFHLNGSEVYTAEQNVGCVQDSQTGSTELTCTFKNSCNQERSASVPINIIYEGEDYCEAEGEWPDTKAGFTANLKCHDMAGLRRRKCHLNATWGEAVSLCVNFELNSVLGNAVIIDSGLGEVKDNVAEVSFELKNLTNNTGRINSYANMNVSVQVLNILGGKLQTISNETTADNLLDSSSSLLDRSLEKSWTTRITEGNASLPETYLRTVEHLTDRVNITHVRKKPNLEVSACEPTAICESSVFNINISLKSLGKGKVKTIAFKQLEKYLPHSERRESEPNSAVVSVRTTKENNRQIKITIDFPLIHPRRQNFELTCVSWDFSSSQWSSRGCRWEGPSNEARCTCSHLSSFSILLSKYPAEVPLLSEITYVGLSVSVISLILALLIEAVIWKDVIKTNALYLRHIANINISLCLLVADCCFLASSKPRYITEMWCRTLTVLKHFFYLSMFFWMFSLSCALLHQTVFVFHTLSKKNYLLFSIFVGYACPLIIVLGSFVASKNGAKDVYFLAETCWLVYAGLMQGSFYTFVIPMGVILFANNLSIVIVILKLLSHHTGENSGGKKEKMAAKTIIRTVMILSPVLGVTWIFGFAVMSLDITSGTVTFVIHYVFVLLNSSQGFFLLLTTCFWDQMSREALMRRLKKTGTNGSFSSSNTNTKTTVNLNSINK, translated from the exons ATGCAGAACAAAGACAACAG AAACAGGATGTGGACCGTCGTTCTCCTCTATATTCTGGGCCTTGAGAAGTGTCAG GCTGCTGAAGCAG TCCCCCAACTTACAGGGAACTCGACACAGATGTATTACAGCACACTGAGAATCGATGAAAGCGTGATAGGAAACAGTGAGAtactttctttctctgtggGAGACGTCGACCTGGACGTGAGCAAACCGAATAACTCAACAA CGTGCTCGACCGAGTCGGCGGGGAAAAGGTGCTCCTGCGCCCCGGGCCACAGCTGGACCGAGGAGGTTTGTCAGTCTCACAGATGCTGTGGGAACGGAGAGTGCATCCTCCAGATGGGCTCGGCTCCGGTGTGCCTCCCCGACACTACAG TTTCCATCACAGGCTCCATCAAGTTGAAGGATCAGAGGAATCAGGAatgtgaaacacacagcagcgaTTTGTTGAGAGAG atTAAAGGAGTGTTTAGCACTTTAAGAGGATTCGACACTTGGGAGATATCAGAACccag TCCTGAAGGCATTGTAGATTTTGAAATGACCCTACCTTTAGGTGTTTCACCAGATGATCTGACTGAAAAATCACAATACCTGGTCTACTGTCTGGGAGGCTCCCTGGATTTACAAACAATCG GCCTTGTACATTCAGACATGCCAAACGACACCGTGTGTTACGACACCGCCGTCACCCTGAACTGCAGATCGCAGGTGAACCTGCCAACCCAGCCGCTGTGGTACCAGAGAAAACGGCACGGCCTGATTAGCATAACCACAGGCACCATCTTCACCGTGGACGTATTGGGACCGGCTGAGACCAGCGTCACCTTTCGAAGCCTGTCTGCTTTCGTGACAG GAGAATACGAGTGCGTTCACCAACAAACATCAAATTCATTCAAGATATCCCACATATCCAGTGGGCATGTAGACGTGGCCCTCCTGCCGGACATCGATGTCTTCACAGAGCCACAATTTCCACGCTGTGAAAAGAATTCAGACGTCCTGCGTGTAAAAGCCATATGTGAGATCAGGAACAGCACTGAGGATTATATCGTGACGTGGCAGGGAGGCAACATCGAGGAACCATCATCATTTCACC TCAATGGCTCTGAAGTCTACACAGCTGAACAAAATGTCGGCTGCGTTCAAGACAGCCAAACTGGATCGACAGAGCTTACCTGCACATTTAAGAACAGTTGCAATCAAGAGAGAAGTGCTTCAGTTCCCATCAACATCATATACG AGGGTGAGGACTACTGTGAAGCTGAAGGAGAGTGGCCAGACACCAAAGCTGGTTTCACCGCAAACTTAAAATGTCATGATATGGCAGGACTCAGACGAAGAAAATGCCA cttgAACGCGACTTGGGGAGAGGCAGTCTCCTTATGTGTGAACTTTGAACTGAACTCGGTGTTGGGAAATGCAGTG ATTATAGACTCTGGACTCGGCGAAGTCAAGGACAATGTGGCAGAAGTGTCTTTCGAGCTAAAGAACCTCACTAACAACACTGGGAGAATTAATTCTTATGCCAACATGAACGTATCAGTTCAGGTGCTGAACATCTTGGGTGGAAAGCTACAGACGATAAGCAATGAAACAACTGCAGAC aatctTCTAGATTCGTCCAGCAGCTTGCTGGACAGAAGCCTTGAGAAATCATGGACAACAAGAATTACTGAAGGAAACGCTTCCCTGCCAGAGACATATCTGCGTACAGTTGAGCATTTAACTGACAGAGTAAACATTACACACGTGAGAAAAAAGCCAAACTTGGAGGTATCGGCGTGCGAGCCCACCGCGATCTGTGAGAGCTCCGTGTTCAACATCAACATCAGCCTGAAGAGTTTGGGAAAGGGCAAGGTGAAAACAATTGCATTTAAACAACTGGAGAAGTATTTGCCCCACAGTGAGAGGAGGGAGTCTGAGCCCAACAGTGCTGTTGTGTCGGTAAGAACTACGAAAGAGAACAACAGACAAATTAAGATCACGATCGACTTTCCGCTCATCCATCCAAGACGTCAAAATTTTGAACTGACGTGCGTGTCCTgggacttcagcagcagtcagtggTCGTCGCGTGGATGCAGATGGGAAGGTCCTTCAAATGAGGCCCGCTGCACCTGCAGCCATTTGTCCTCATTTTCCATCCTGCTGTCTAAGTATCCCGCGGAAGTCCCGTTGCTATCTGAGATAACCTATGTTGGACTGtctgtttcagtcatttctctCATTCTCGCCCTCCTGATAGAAGCCGTCATCTGGAAAGACGTCATCAAGACCAACGCTCTGTATTTACGCCACATCGCCAACATAAACATTTCTCTTTGTCTGCTGGTGGCAGATTGCTGTTTTCTGGCCTCTTCGAAGCCTCGCTATATCACTGAGATGTGGTGCCGAACTCTCACGGTGCTGAAGCATTTCTTTTATCTGTCCATGTTCTTTTGGATGTTCAGTCTGAGCTGCGCTCTTCTTCATCAGACCGTTTTCGTCTTCCATACACTGAGCAAGAAAAACTACCTGCTGTTCTCAATATTCGTTGGCTACGCTTGTCCTCTGATCATTGTCCTTGGATCATTTGTTGCCAGCAAAAACGGTGCTAAAGACGTTTATTTCTTAGCAGAAACCTGTTGGTTGGTTTATGCTGGACTAATGCAGGGCTCCTTCTACACGTTTGTCATACCGATGGGTGTAATTCTTTTTGCGAATAATTTGTCTATCGTCATAGTGATCCTGAAACTCTTGAGTCACCACACTGGAGAAAActctggtggaaaaaaagaaaaaatggcaGCCAAAACTATCATCAGGACAGTTATGATTCTGAGTCCAGTCTTAGGTGTGacgtggatttttggatttgctgttaTGTCTCTGGACATCACATCTGGAACAGTTACCTTCGTAATCCATTATGTCTTCGTCCTGCTGAACTCATCGCAG gGTTTCTTCCTACTGCTGACCACATGCTTCTGGGACCAAATG TCCCGTGAAGCACTGATGAGACGCCTCAAAAAGACA GGCACCAACGGCTCCTTTTCCAGCAGCAATACCAACACGAAAACCACTGTCAATCTTAACTCAATTAACAAGTGA